A single genomic interval of Mycosarcoma maydis chromosome 8, whole genome shotgun sequence harbors:
- a CDS encoding putative general amino acid permease, which translates to MSSPKQSFENEGIATVSKTYPVAAPDTDADASKTTSVHEGNDAKSRSNASPFEVPVGQAGVGAVSRKLSSRHIQMIGIGGGIGTGLFVGSGIALANAGPVGVLLAYIITGMTIFGVMEGLAEMSSYLPVSGSFMHFASRFVDPSLGMALGWNYWWCYAIGWASELSAASAVIGYWNADINIAAWISIMMVVGALLNFAGVNIYGESEVVTSTIKLLAFIMLIIFGLVIDLGGGPKHDRLGFRYWKDPGAFNQYNGIQGAEGRFLGFFSSFLNAAFTYVGTETVVLAAGEAKNPTTQIPKAAKRVLYRILFFYILGIAIMGLIVPYNDPGLKSEGSYTGASPWIVAMNNAGVRVLPHIFNAVVLISAFSAGSSYVYVASRTLYALSLDRQAPAVFNRVDRRGIPYVAVLLSWLVGALSYLGISSGGGTVFSWLSALSAVAGLFAWATCCYSYLRFRKAHALQGYDRSELPYRARLQPYASWFSIIVCAIVILFSGWSVFLTGNFSASGFLSSYLGIPVFFVPWIGWKLWHKTKLVKLTEVDLDSGRLSRDDEPPEKIPTTVWGKFIAWLF; encoded by the coding sequence ATGTCCTCCCCCAAGCAGTCGTTCGAGAACGAGGGCATCGCCACTGTGTCCAAGACCTACCCTGTTGCAGCTCCCGATACCGACGCCGATGCATCCAAGACCACTTCGGTCCACGAGGGCAATGACGCCAAGTCTCGCAGCAATGCTTCACCGTTTGAAGTGCCTGTCGGTCAGGCTGGTGTCGGGGCTGTCTCGCGAAAGCTCAGCTCGCGCCACATCCAGATGATCGGTATCGGTGGTGGGATCGGCACTGGTCTGTTTGTCGGTTCCGGTATCGCGCTTGCCAACGCCGGTCCCGTCGGAGTTCTGCTCGCCTACATCATCACGGGTATGACCATCTTTGGTGTCATGGAGGGTCTCGCCGAAATGTCGTCGTACCTCCCTGTCAGTGGATCTTTCATGCATTTTGCAAGCCGCTTCGTTGATCCCTCGCTCGGTATGGCGCTTGGATGGAATTACTGGTGGTGCTACGCCATCGGTTGGGCGTCGGAACTCtcggctgcatctgccGTCATTGGCTACTGGAACGCCGATATCAACATCGCCGCTTGGATCTCGATCATGATGGTCGTCGGTGCCctgctcaactttgccgGTGTCAACATCTACGGCGAGTCGGAAGTGGTCACCTCCAccatcaagctgctcgccttCATCATGCTGATCATCTTTggtctcgtcatcgaccTCGGCGGCGGACCCAAGCACGATCGACTCGGTTTCAGGTACTGGAAGGACCCTGGTGCTTTCAACCAGTATAATGGCATTCAAGGTGCCGAAGGCAGATTCCTTGGCTTCTTCAGTTCCTTCTTAAATGCTGCCTTTACCTACGTGGGTACCGAAACGGTGGTTCTTGCTGCAGGAGAGGCCAAGAATCCCACGACTCAGATCCCAAAGGCTGCTAAGCGAGTTCTCTACCGCATCCTATTCTTCTATATCCTCGGCATTGCCATCATGGGCCTGATTGTGCCATACAACGACCCCGGTCTCAAGAGCGAGGGCTCGTACACGGGAGCTTCCCCTTGGATCGTGGCCATGAACAATGCTGGCGTACGCGTTCTTCCCCACATATTTAACGCGGTTGTGCTGATTTCAGCTTTTTCAGCAGGTTCTTCGTACGTCTACGTTGCGAGCCGAACGCTGTATGCGCTGTCACTGGACCGACAAGCGCCCGCTGTGTTTAACCGGGTTGATCGCCGAGGTATCCCGTATGTCGCCGTGCTCCTCTCTTGGCTCGTCGGTGCGCTTTCCTACCTGGGCATCTCTTCGGGAGGAGGAACCGTCTTCTCCTGGCTCTCTGCGCTCTCGGCTGTGGCTGGCCTGTTCGCGTGGGCTACGTGCTGTTACTCGTACCTTCGATTCCGCAAAGCGCACGCTTTGCAAGGCTATGATCGCTCAGAGCTCCCGTACCGCGCGCGCTTGCAACCGTACGCGAGTTGGTTTAGCATTATCGTGTGCGCAATAGTGATTCTTTTCTCTGGCTGGAGCGTTTTTCTGACCGGGAACTTCAGCGCCAGCGGGTTCCTGTCGAGCTATCTCGGCATCCCGGTCTTCTTCGTCCCCTGGATCGGCTGGAAGCTTTGGCACAAGACAAAGCTCGTCAAACTCACTGAGGTCGACCTCGACTCCGGCAGATTGAGCAGAGACGACGAACCTCCAGAGAAGATTCCTACCACTGTCTGGGGCAAATTCATCGCTTGGCTCTTCTAG